Proteins found in one Methanospirillum hungatei JF-1 genomic segment:
- a CDS encoding META domain-containing protein: protein MAGYTILTILVLCLAISVFPALAENTPLGSYIVTEIRDEAGALIKHSDLSRITATIDGLNISGSAGCNQYKATIAMKDGAITISAPAATLKYCQPEVMKEESQYLKNLEKIVHYKIIDDNLLLFDAENHPVISFTRYEEKESVPFPYDTPFILTRIFRDDQLKYAFLALKTLIEFHPDGTFTGNGGCNEFSGTYNLTANTITFNPVTITKKACNKSRLNQEQSLLDIMKGTLRYEIRNDQVILMNDAGVVVAEWKEYDTP from the coding sequence ATGGCTGGTTATACAATCTTGACCATATTGGTTCTGTGTCTTGCTATTTCTGTATTTCCCGCTCTGGCAGAGAATACTCCTTTGGGATCATACATCGTTACTGAGATCAGGGATGAAGCCGGGGCCCTTATCAAACATTCAGATCTGTCAAGAATTACTGCGACAATTGATGGTTTGAATATATCCGGTAGCGCAGGTTGTAATCAGTACAAGGCGACGATTGCTATGAAAGACGGGGCCATTACCATCTCTGCCCCTGCAGCAACTCTCAAGTACTGTCAACCTGAAGTAATGAAGGAAGAGTCACAGTATCTGAAAAACCTTGAAAAGATTGTCCATTACAAGATTATTGATGATAATCTTCTCTTGTTTGACGCGGAAAATCACCCCGTCATCTCATTTACCAGGTATGAGGAGAAGGAATCTGTACCATTCCCCTATGACACTCCGTTTATACTTACCAGAATCTTCAGGGACGATCAGTTAAAGTATGCTTTTCTTGCCCTGAAAACCCTGATTGAATTTCATCCGGACGGGACCTTTACCGGTAATGGGGGATGTAACGAATTCTCAGGAACGTACAACCTGACTGCGAACACCATCACCTTTAATCCGGTGACCATTACAAAGAAGGCATGTAATAAGAGCAGACTAAACCAGGAGCAATCCCTGTTGGATATTATGAAGGGAACGCTTAGATATGAGATAAGGAATGATCAGGTTATCCTGATGAATGATGCCGGGGTAGTGGTTGCTGAGTGGAAAGAGTACGATACTCCATAA
- a CDS encoding DUF58 domain-containing protein produces the protein MPDNTSYSDLIQNVRTIDILTRARVTGQQAGVHISLFKGQGVEFSDIREYIPGDDIRAIDWKITARYQIPYVKEFVEERDHTIYLIADISGSGTFGHVVSKFSTLVSVLATIALSAVHYHDRVGLILVSDKVEKFIPARSGRNHVIHLIQSIITHTSQAGGSDLRPALSMIVQRVRRMSTVILLSDFFTPDCSKELSMVKRHHDLLAIRISDPREEELPDVGLIELEDAESGEQILVDTSNPLVREEYQKATAQHTEKISLMMRKHRIPFVNIRSGDDYVPILKHLMMARPGGEL, from the coding sequence ATGCCGGATAATACCAGCTATTCGGATTTGATTCAGAATGTCAGGACAATTGATATCCTGACCAGGGCACGGGTTACCGGTCAGCAGGCCGGAGTCCATATCTCTCTTTTCAAGGGACAGGGTGTTGAATTTTCCGATATCAGGGAATATATTCCCGGTGATGATATCCGTGCCATTGACTGGAAGATAACTGCCCGGTATCAAATCCCCTATGTTAAGGAGTTTGTTGAAGAACGTGATCATACTATCTATCTGATTGCAGATATCTCCGGTTCAGGAACTTTTGGTCACGTGGTCTCAAAATTCAGCACTCTGGTCTCTGTTCTCGCAACCATTGCCTTATCAGCGGTTCATTATCACGACCGGGTAGGGCTGATTCTGGTATCAGACAAGGTTGAGAAGTTCATTCCTGCCAGAAGTGGTAGAAACCATGTTATTCACCTTATCCAGTCGATAATAACTCATACATCGCAGGCCGGAGGTTCTGATCTCCGCCCGGCTTTGTCCATGATCGTGCAAAGGGTCCGCCGGATGTCGACCGTGATCCTCTTATCTGATTTCTTCACTCCTGACTGTTCAAAGGAGTTATCCATGGTGAAACGACATCATGATCTCCTGGCGATCCGGATCTCCGATCCCCGTGAAGAAGAGCTTCCTGATGTCGGACTGATAGAACTAGAGGATGCCGAATCAGGAGAGCAGATTCTGGTTGATACATCAAATCCTCTCGTTCGTGAGGAATACCAAAAAGCAACGGCTCAGCATACCGAGAAGATTTCTCTTATGATGAGAAAGCACAGGATCCCATTCGTCAATATCAGATCCGGTGATGATTATGTCCCTATCCTTAAGCATCTGATGATGGCCCGTCCGGGAGGAGAATTATGA
- a CDS encoding DUF2207 domain-containing protein yields the protein MDDENKDLTLLLLITAGIAICGFFLFSFAQTIFIPDLKVNSYDVSFSWDGTLQESYLYNVHISDYYRSLNRKFESPVYSTIRSDSYIRFISVAPPSGTIGYVKEADGTVTLTGENTGARSIITDRAGRNEAGAFNPGYFRSGTYLISYTWDIVPPVERGTDGDHLNIDLATTHIPYDSVRIQIPAPGVTKLYPHPADLTVTRSGDSYILTGSVSEDIPLGFEVLIDPSVTASLNGQVRPISGSVRERTEQANPWYLSVANPLYRLISALSSLLLFGIPVLLLGIWYRYGREKSYTVPDHLSFVPDPSIKPWLVSLVFSGDPGKFPEEGLHATLIDLHRRGIISIQQQSEKDFSIRVLKNGTGDRYEEQVIRTLSLLSEDGIVTNETFTRMASDANANESMRTQLVEFQRSFRDLPTGIVDQMISAYIRNGHTHLIPLLILAVGVFFVSLVLIIIGPGDRLILGPAVYHSSLTILQMIIALVFPVSLFGTWKEDYYRDRLQWESFRGFLSDSVMMQRYSPEDISIWGDWMVYGTALGVGDQVSKTLKSLKIHVPDLPSGGWFAPALIHTGFSPMLAYSPPSSGSGGSFGGGGFGGGGGFGGGGAGGW from the coding sequence ATGGATGATGAAAATAAGGATTTGACACTTCTCCTTTTAATAACCGCCGGAATTGCGATATGTGGATTTTTTCTCTTCTCTTTTGCCCAGACGATATTTATCCCTGATCTGAAGGTCAATTCATATGATGTCTCCTTCTCATGGGATGGTACATTACAGGAATCATATCTCTATAATGTTCATATATCTGATTACTATAGAAGTCTGAACCGGAAATTTGAAAGTCCGGTGTATAGCACGATTCGTTCAGACTCATATATCCGGTTTATATCAGTAGCGCCTCCCTCGGGAACCATTGGGTATGTGAAAGAAGCTGATGGAACCGTAACCCTTACCGGTGAAAATACAGGTGCCCGTTCAATTATTACTGACCGGGCTGGAAGAAATGAAGCCGGGGCATTCAATCCAGGGTATTTCCGTTCAGGGACGTACCTGATATCGTATACGTGGGATATTGTACCTCCGGTAGAACGGGGGACTGATGGGGACCATCTGAATATTGATCTGGCCACAACTCATATTCCTTATGATTCAGTCAGGATTCAGATCCCGGCACCCGGTGTGACCAAACTCTATCCTCATCCGGCAGATCTTACGGTTACCCGATCTGGTGATTCATACATCCTGACCGGTTCAGTATCCGAAGATATTCCACTAGGATTTGAAGTGCTGATAGATCCCTCGGTCACCGCATCACTGAACGGGCAGGTCAGACCTATATCCGGTTCAGTCAGGGAACGGACAGAGCAGGCAAACCCCTGGTATCTCTCAGTAGCAAATCCCCTGTACCGGCTGATATCCGCACTCTCCAGTCTGCTGCTCTTTGGTATTCCTGTCCTTCTGCTTGGTATCTGGTACAGGTATGGCCGGGAAAAATCCTATACTGTCCCTGATCACCTGAGTTTTGTTCCTGATCCGTCAATAAAACCCTGGCTTGTCTCTCTTGTCTTCTCAGGAGATCCTGGGAAGTTTCCAGAAGAAGGGCTCCATGCGACATTGATTGATCTCCATCGCAGAGGCATCATCTCAATACAGCAGCAGTCAGAGAAGGACTTTTCAATCCGGGTATTAAAGAACGGGACCGGTGATAGATACGAAGAGCAGGTGATCAGAACATTATCCCTCCTTTCAGAGGACGGAATTGTGACAAATGAGACGTTTACCCGGATGGCCTCTGATGCCAATGCGAATGAATCAATGAGGACCCAACTGGTTGAGTTTCAGAGATCATTCCGGGACCTTCCAACCGGAATCGTTGATCAGATGATCTCTGCTTATATCAGGAATGGTCATACCCATCTTATTCCCCTTCTCATCCTGGCTGTAGGTGTATTTTTTGTATCCCTGGTGCTGATCATCATCGGTCCGGGTGATCGTCTGATCCTTGGTCCGGCTGTCTATCATAGTTCTTTAACTATTCTACAGATGATTATCGCCCTGGTATTCCCGGTATCTCTCTTTGGAACCTGGAAGGAGGATTACTACCGGGATCGGTTACAATGGGAGTCATTCCGGGGATTTCTTTCAGACTCGGTCATGATGCAGCGGTACTCTCCGGAGGATATATCCATCTGGGGAGACTGGATGGTATATGGGACCGCTCTTGGTGTTGGTGATCAGGTATCAAAGACGCTTAAATCATTAAAAATTCATGTTCCTGATCTCCCATCCGGCGGGTGGTTTGCTCCTGCTCTCATTCACACCGGATTTTCTCCTATGCTTGCCTATTCTCCCCCTTCATCCGGGTCAGGCGGATCCTTTGGAGGAGGAGGTTTTGGCGGCGGCGGAGGATTTGGTGGTGGAGGCGCCGGCGGGTGGTAA
- a CDS encoding CBS domain-containing protein gives MDGSFKIGRLFGIPVLIHFTFLLIIPLFAWVIGSDIEFTVEMVRNVFHVSIDDRYILSGFIPYFLGATVAIGLFIGVFIHELAHSLIALRSGIRIDSITLLFFGGVAAIEEQEPDPGTELVMALAGPLTSLAIGLISGVLVYVVHRFVDSSAEAGVLIYIFGYLAILNILLFAFNLLPAFPMDGGRVLRAYLATRMPLHKATSIASSVGKGFAVLFGLVGLILFSPILILIAFFIYIGAGQESMVTRYNFLLKDVTVGQIMSRPVVEVPPRMPLSEVLSLMYQTKHLGFPVTELGHLVGIITLTDLARTPVLDRDAMQVRDVMSRDVVVLPPHAPVMDALRIMTRQDIGRIPVMAEEKIIGIVTKSDIFTVIELREV, from the coding sequence ATGGATGGCTCATTTAAAATCGGCCGGCTATTTGGTATTCCAGTCCTGATTCATTTTACCTTTCTTCTTATTATACCGTTATTTGCCTGGGTAATCGGGTCAGATATTGAATTCACGGTAGAAATGGTCAGAAATGTCTTTCATGTGAGTATTGATGACCGGTATATTCTATCCGGATTTATTCCCTATTTTCTTGGAGCCACCGTTGCAATTGGACTCTTTATTGGGGTGTTTATCCATGAGCTGGCCCATTCACTCATCGCTCTCCGCTCCGGGATTCGGATAGACAGTATCACTCTTCTGTTCTTTGGTGGAGTAGCAGCAATAGAAGAGCAGGAGCCTGATCCAGGAACCGAACTTGTCATGGCCCTGGCAGGACCGCTCACAAGTCTTGCTATCGGTCTTATCTCCGGGGTTCTTGTTTACGTTGTTCATCGGTTTGTTGATTCATCAGCAGAGGCCGGAGTTCTTATCTATATATTCGGGTATCTTGCGATTCTGAACATCCTGCTCTTTGCGTTTAATCTCCTCCCTGCCTTTCCCATGGATGGCGGAAGGGTTCTCCGTGCCTATCTTGCAACCCGGATGCCCCTTCATAAGGCCACCTCCATAGCATCATCGGTCGGGAAGGGATTTGCAGTATTATTCGGTCTAGTCGGATTGATCCTCTTCTCCCCCATCCTCATCCTAATTGCTTTCTTCATATATATCGGGGCCGGACAGGAATCAATGGTGACCAGATACAACTTCCTTTTAAAGGATGTTACGGTCGGGCAGATCATGTCTCGTCCGGTTGTGGAAGTACCGCCGCGGATGCCGCTATCTGAAGTACTGTCCTTGATGTACCAGACAAAGCATCTGGGATTTCCGGTCACAGAGCTCGGCCATCTGGTTGGCATCATCACCCTGACTGATCTTGCACGGACACCGGTGCTTGACCGGGATGCCATGCAGGTTCGTGATGTTATGTCCAGGGATGTAGTTGTCCTCCCGCCTCATGCACCGGTTATGGACGCTCTCCGGATCATGACCCGGCAGGATATCGGGAGGATTCCTGTTATGGCAGAAGAGAAGATTATCGGGATTGTTACAAAGTCAGATATCTTTACGGTAATTGAGCTGCGGGAAGTGTAA
- the ileS gene encoding isoleucine--tRNA ligase — MQEVTSSFTPRVIEASVQKFWTQEDIYARVQEQNRDGKTWFFVDGPPYTTGHIHLGTAWNKILKDSILRYKRMHGLHVIDRAGYDMHGLPIEVRVEHELGFENKKDIEAFGIGAFIERCKQFALSHKDIMSEQFKSLGVWMNFDDPYQTIMPEYIEAAWWTLKQADEKGLLDRGHRVVNWCPRCETAIADSEVEYWDEQDPSIFVKFPIHGLMNEYLVIWTTTPWTLPANVAVAVDKDFIYARVEAIKEGKKEILWIAKDLVEPVLKRGKYQDYSILSEKTGEELAGTTYDSPLADLIPRQKEIVHTVVTAGFVEMDNTGMVHIAPGHGWDDYLLGVEKGLDVFCPVDGAGYYTDEGGIYAGQFVRDANEKILSDLGSHLLGRQKITHRYGHCWRCKTPIIYRATEQWFISVPKMKEKMLSEIKATSWYPDWAGSARFYDFVSDARDWCISRQRYWGIPIPVWQCSSCSAHRVFGTVAELNAAAGSNLTDPHRPYVDEITVPCSCGGTMKRVEDIFDVWFDSAMASWATLGFPRNDALFHEMWPADFITEGQDQTRGWFYSQLGASTIAFNRSPYKSVLMHGFALDADGRKMSKSLGNVVTPEEVVQKFGVDVLRLYILSSNAPWEDLKFNWDGVSTVNRTMNILWNVYRFPLPYMILDGFSPAQTSDGKYDDEYIVRSYREMPEIDRWIISRINTIARSVSADMDEYQLHRVTRLLMNFILEDLSRWYVQIVRPRMWLEEDSPDKKFAYETITYCLRTLCRLLAPFTPHITEAMYENLRLPEDPVSVHMLKWPAGDIRLIDENLERRMDVVRKFDEAVANARQAGKRKLRWPVQNVIVVTSSESVIEAFRSMEDLAKDRANTRNIEVIQGSWERMRFNAEPVMKKIGPSFGKKGPVVKGLIEAADGSALRKQLEESGSVTLSDGSEEFVLTAEHMTFSQHLPEGIFGAEMTDASVYVDTTLTEDLEAEGYSREIIRRLQEMRKQLDLNVEDNIVIDAVIEDVHLRELLSASWLDLIKQEVRGKTLKIHDSVGGRDGSVLFQLDRDWDIEGVNVTLGISLAG, encoded by the coding sequence GTGCAAGAGGTTACCAGCAGTTTTACGCCCAGGGTAATAGAAGCCTCGGTTCAGAAATTCTGGACACAGGAGGACATATATGCCCGGGTACAGGAGCAGAACCGGGATGGCAAAACATGGTTTTTCGTAGATGGGCCGCCATATACCACCGGGCACATTCACCTTGGAACAGCATGGAATAAGATCCTCAAAGACAGCATTCTCCGGTATAAGCGGATGCATGGGTTACATGTCATCGATCGTGCCGGATATGATATGCACGGCCTTCCCATCGAAGTCAGGGTCGAACATGAACTTGGCTTTGAAAATAAGAAAGATATAGAGGCTTTCGGTATCGGCGCATTTATCGAGCGGTGCAAGCAGTTCGCCCTCAGCCATAAAGACATCATGTCAGAGCAGTTTAAATCTCTCGGCGTCTGGATGAACTTTGATGATCCCTACCAGACCATCATGCCCGAATATATTGAAGCGGCATGGTGGACACTGAAACAGGCAGATGAGAAGGGTCTCTTAGATCGTGGTCACCGGGTAGTCAACTGGTGTCCCCGGTGTGAGACCGCCATCGCCGATTCTGAAGTGGAATACTGGGATGAACAGGATCCGTCAATATTTGTAAAGTTTCCGATCCATGGTCTTATGAATGAATATCTGGTCATTTGGACCACGACCCCATGGACCCTTCCGGCAAATGTGGCCGTTGCTGTCGATAAAGATTTCATATATGCAAGAGTTGAGGCAATAAAAGAGGGGAAAAAGGAGATTCTCTGGATAGCAAAGGATCTTGTCGAACCGGTATTAAAACGGGGGAAATATCAGGATTATTCAATCCTCTCAGAAAAGACCGGAGAGGAACTGGCAGGAACAACGTATGATTCACCACTTGCTGATCTCATCCCTCGACAGAAAGAGATCGTGCATACGGTGGTTACCGCTGGATTTGTTGAGATGGACAATACCGGCATGGTCCATATCGCCCCCGGACATGGATGGGACGATTATCTCCTTGGTGTGGAGAAAGGCCTTGATGTGTTCTGTCCTGTTGACGGAGCCGGATACTATACCGATGAAGGCGGGATATATGCCGGTCAGTTTGTCCGTGATGCAAATGAGAAGATCCTATCAGATCTTGGTAGTCATTTGCTTGGGAGGCAGAAGATAACCCACCGGTATGGTCATTGCTGGCGGTGTAAGACCCCTATCATCTACCGGGCTACTGAGCAGTGGTTCATCTCTGTTCCGAAGATGAAAGAGAAGATGCTCTCTGAGATCAAGGCGACTTCATGGTATCCGGACTGGGCCGGGAGTGCCCGTTTTTATGATTTTGTCTCTGATGCACGTGACTGGTGTATCTCACGACAGCGGTACTGGGGTATCCCGATTCCGGTCTGGCAGTGTTCCTCATGCTCTGCCCACCGGGTCTTTGGGACGGTTGCAGAATTGAATGCAGCAGCCGGGAGCAATCTCACTGATCCGCACCGGCCGTATGTCGATGAGATAACCGTGCCCTGTTCCTGTGGCGGGACCATGAAACGGGTAGAGGATATCTTTGATGTCTGGTTTGACTCGGCAATGGCATCCTGGGCAACCCTTGGTTTTCCCCGGAATGATGCCCTGTTCCATGAGATGTGGCCTGCTGACTTTATCACTGAAGGGCAGGACCAGACCAGAGGATGGTTTTACTCACAGCTTGGTGCCTCTACGATTGCCTTTAACCGGTCTCCCTATAAGAGCGTCCTGATGCATGGGTTTGCTCTCGATGCTGATGGGCGGAAGATGAGCAAGAGTCTTGGAAATGTGGTCACTCCTGAAGAGGTGGTTCAGAAGTTCGGTGTTGATGTTCTCCGTCTCTATATTCTCTCATCCAATGCACCATGGGAAGACCTGAAATTCAACTGGGACGGGGTTTCAACCGTAAACCGGACGATGAATATCCTGTGGAATGTGTATCGGTTCCCGCTTCCCTATATGATTCTTGACGGGTTTTCCCCTGCCCAGACATCAGACGGGAAGTATGATGATGAGTACATCGTTCGTTCCTACCGGGAGATGCCGGAGATTGACCGGTGGATCATCTCACGGATTAATACCATTGCCAGATCGGTTTCTGCAGACATGGATGAGTACCAATTGCACCGTGTCACCCGGCTTTTGATGAATTTCATCCTTGAAGATCTCTCCCGGTGGTACGTCCAGATTGTCCGGCCTCGTATGTGGCTTGAGGAAGACTCACCTGACAAAAAGTTTGCATATGAGACGATTACATACTGTCTTCGCACCCTATGCAGACTTCTTGCCCCGTTTACTCCTCATATCACCGAAGCAATGTATGAGAATCTCCGGCTGCCTGAAGATCCGGTATCAGTTCACATGTTGAAATGGCCAGCAGGAGATATCAGGCTTATTGATGAGAATCTTGAGCGTCGGATGGATGTTGTCCGGAAATTTGATGAAGCAGTTGCAAATGCACGGCAGGCAGGGAAGAGAAAACTTCGTTGGCCGGTGCAGAATGTCATTGTTGTGACGTCAAGTGAATCGGTCATCGAAGCTTTCAGGTCAATGGAAGATCTGGCAAAGGATCGAGCCAATACCCGAAATATTGAGGTTATCCAGGGAAGCTGGGAACGGATGCGATTCAATGCAGAACCGGTCATGAAGAAGATCGGACCATCATTTGGGAAGAAAGGACCGGTTGTGAAGGGTCTGATTGAGGCTGCAGACGGGTCAGCCCTCCGAAAGCAGCTTGAGGAGTCCGGGTCGGTTACACTGAGTGATGGATCTGAGGAGTTTGTCCTGACCGCTGAACATATGACCTTCAGTCAGCATCTTCCGGAAGGGATCTTTGGTGCAGAGATGACCGATGCGTCGGTCTATGTTGATACGACGCTTACTGAGGATCTTGAAGCTGAAGGATATAGTCGTGAGATCATCAGAAGGCTTCAGGAGATGAGAAAACAGCTTGATCTGAATGTTGAGGATAATATCGTGATAGATGCTGTTATAGAGGATGTGCATCTGCGGGAGCTGCTTTCGGCATCATGGCTGGATCTCATAAAACAAGAGGTTCGGGGTAAAACGCTGAAGATTCATGACTCTGTCGGTGGCAGGGATGGATCAGTATTGTTCCAGCTTGACCGGGATTGGGATATTGAAGGAGTGAATGTTACGCTAGGGATATCTCTGGCCGGATGA
- a CDS encoding tRNA(His) guanylyltransferase Thg1 family protein, which yields MKEREIYADLRTLSPIIVRLDGRAFHQVTDKLNFSEPFDEKFSDAMAFVTKGLLIDAGFAPVFGYTFSDEISLYFSENLFLGRVEKIDSVLASFASSCLTIALELKEPVSFDARIIPVTPDHILPYLSWRQQEAWRNHMNGWSQKLLKDEGYTSQEAASMLHAMKAAELHEFCFQRGVNLAMTPAWQRRGILVYRTVVEKEGYNPKTDEKTITTRRVVTIDKDIPLFGKPDGKDFIERIII from the coding sequence ATGAAAGAGAGGGAAATCTATGCAGACCTACGGACCCTCTCTCCGATAATCGTCCGTCTTGATGGCCGGGCATTTCACCAGGTTACAGATAAACTAAATTTTTCTGAACCCTTTGATGAGAAGTTTTCCGATGCCATGGCCTTTGTTACCAAAGGATTGCTCATTGATGCCGGCTTTGCCCCGGTGTTCGGGTATACCTTTTCAGATGAGATAAGTCTCTATTTTTCTGAAAATCTCTTTCTTGGGCGAGTTGAAAAAATTGATTCGGTCCTTGCCTCCTTTGCTTCAAGTTGCCTTACCATTGCCTTAGAATTAAAAGAGCCGGTCTCTTTTGATGCACGAATAATCCCGGTCACTCCGGATCATATCCTACCCTATCTCTCCTGGAGACAACAGGAGGCATGGCGAAACCACATGAACGGATGGAGCCAGAAATTACTGAAAGATGAAGGGTATACCTCACAGGAAGCAGCATCTATGCTCCATGCAATGAAAGCTGCAGAGCTTCATGAATTCTGTTTTCAGCGAGGAGTTAATCTTGCCATGACTCCCGCCTGGCAACGGCGGGGTATTCTGGTGTACCGGACCGTGGTCGAGAAGGAAGGGTATAATCCGAAGACGGATGAAAAGACGATAACAACGAGAAGGGTAGTGACAATTGACAAGGATATACCGTTATTTGGGAAACCGGACGGTAAAGATTTTATTGAACGAATAATTATATAA
- a CDS encoding PRC-barrel domain-containing protein, giving the protein MKNQITDLIGLKIYSENGMFIGEVDDIILDIDSKRIDALAVGKLNPEVMEIKSHKGVKIPYRLVKSISDVIVIRHIPHMFRNEGEL; this is encoded by the coding sequence ATGAAGAATCAGATTACTGACCTGATCGGACTAAAAATATATTCTGAAAACGGGATGTTCATCGGAGAGGTTGATGATATTATCCTGGATATTGATTCAAAGAGAATTGATGCACTTGCTGTAGGAAAACTGAACCCTGAAGTCATGGAGATCAAGTCTCATAAAGGGGTGAAAATCCCGTACCGGTTGGTCAAGAGTATATCTGATGTGATTGTTATCAGGCACATCCCGCACATGTTCAGAAACGAAGGGGAACTCTAA
- a CDS encoding vWA domain-containing protein, with product MTGFYHPEWLIALVLLPCLYYYYEYQTKRKKQEAIVFSHIGFLKSALHGSTQSSRPRTLLLLILAAIGCIIIGLADPHIPLEQTKEGVSVVLVLDVSGSMQATDYQPTRLESSKRSAEILLKSLDPKDYAGIITFESGATSAAYLSPDKDRVIRKLQAIEPKEGATAIGDGLALGIDMAESMPNRKKVVILLSDGVNNAGVIHPEQAAGFAREKGIQVFTIGMGSDSPVVLGYDWFGNPQYATLDEAMLQQIAASTNGQYFKSVDDRTLSEIYSNLNKEIVREKEDTSIRDWFYIAALILISGEIFLRYGRRRIIQ from the coding sequence ATGACTGGGTTTTATCATCCTGAGTGGCTGATTGCCCTGGTTCTTCTGCCCTGTCTCTATTATTACTATGAATATCAGACAAAACGAAAGAAACAGGAAGCAATCGTCTTTTCACATATCGGGTTTTTAAAAAGTGCTCTTCATGGGAGTACGCAATCTTCCCGGCCACGGACTCTTCTCCTGCTTATTCTTGCAGCTATCGGATGCATCATCATCGGACTTGCGGATCCTCACATACCCCTTGAACAGACAAAAGAAGGGGTAAGTGTGGTTCTTGTTCTGGATGTATCAGGAAGCATGCAGGCAACCGATTATCAGCCGACCAGACTGGAATCTTCAAAACGTTCAGCAGAGATTCTGTTAAAATCCCTTGATCCAAAGGATTACGCCGGGATAATTACATTTGAATCAGGTGCCACCAGTGCAGCCTATCTCTCACCTGATAAGGATCGTGTAATCAGAAAACTGCAGGCAATCGAGCCAAAGGAGGGAGCGACAGCAATTGGGGACGGTCTGGCTCTTGGTATTGATATGGCTGAATCTATGCCAAACCGTAAAAAGGTAGTTATTCTGTTATCCGACGGAGTGAACAATGCCGGTGTTATCCATCCTGAACAGGCGGCAGGGTTTGCACGGGAGAAGGGAATTCAGGTGTTCACTATTGGTATGGGTTCAGACAGTCCGGTCGTACTTGGATATGACTGGTTTGGAAATCCCCAGTATGCAACACTTGATGAAGCGATGCTCCAGCAGATAGCAGCATCTACGAATGGACAGTATTTCAAATCAGTCGACGATCGAACCCTTTCAGAGATATATTCAAATCTGAACAAAGAGATCGTCCGTGAGAAAGAGGATACCAGTATCCGTGACTGGTTCTATATTGCCGCACTGATTCTGATTTCAGGAGAGATATTCCTACGATACGGAAGGAGGAGGATTATTCAATGA